A window from Desulfovibrio subterraneus encodes these proteins:
- the potA gene encoding spermidine/putrescine ABC transporter ATP-binding protein PotA produces MANTDSIFELRGVTKYFEDTCALSDINLNIRNGEFLTLLGPSGCGKTTILRLLSGFETPSSGDVLLNGQVMNDVPPEKRKVNTVFQNYALFPHMTVRDNVAFGLKMAGVDKGDIAQRVREALAMAHMDHLADRRPGQLSGGQQQRVAIARAVVNNPLVLLLDEPFSALDFKLRKAMQLEIKQLQRKLGITFVFVTHDQEEAFAMSDRVVVMNEGQIVQIGSPKEIYEEPASLYVARFVGDINILDATILSSSGNGMYDAEVEGVPMALHSKRAFPENRDVKVLLRPEDLRVHRVAEGMLDEPHLLGRIAQTVYKGATVDLHVQLDDAHGGISLMASEFFNEDDEEIIYDAGERVAVTWVDGWEVVLDAEDH; encoded by the coding sequence ATGGCGAATACGGACTCCATTTTCGAATTACGTGGTGTTACCAAATATTTTGAAGACACCTGTGCCCTTTCCGATATCAACCTGAACATCCGCAACGGTGAATTTCTTACCCTGCTCGGCCCTTCCGGCTGCGGCAAGACTACCATTCTGCGCCTGCTCTCCGGCTTCGAGACCCCTTCTTCGGGCGACGTGCTGCTGAACGGTCAGGTAATGAACGACGTGCCGCCGGAAAAACGCAAGGTGAACACGGTATTCCAGAACTACGCCCTGTTCCCGCATATGACCGTGCGCGATAACGTGGCCTTCGGCCTCAAGATGGCCGGTGTGGACAAGGGCGATATAGCCCAGCGGGTGCGCGAAGCACTTGCCATGGCCCACATGGACCACCTTGCCGACCGCAGACCCGGCCAGCTTTCCGGCGGGCAGCAGCAGCGCGTGGCCATTGCACGCGCCGTGGTGAACAATCCCCTCGTCCTGCTGCTCGACGAGCCCTTCAGCGCGCTCGATTTCAAGCTGCGCAAGGCCATGCAGCTGGAGATCAAGCAGCTGCAGCGCAAGCTCGGCATCACCTTTGTTTTCGTCACCCACGACCAGGAAGAGGCATTTGCCATGTCTGACCGCGTGGTGGTCATGAACGAAGGGCAGATCGTGCAGATAGGCTCGCCCAAGGAAATCTACGAAGAGCCCGCCAGCCTCTACGTTGCCCGCTTTGTGGGCGACATCAATATTCTTGACGCAACCATCCTCTCCTCTTCCGGCAACGGCATGTATGATGCCGAGGTGGAAGGAGTGCCCATGGCGCTGCACAGCAAGCGCGCCTTTCCCGAAAACCGCGATGTGAAGGTGCTGCTGCGCCCCGAAGACCTGCGCGTGCACCGCGTGGCTGAAGGCATGCTGGACGAACCGCACCTGCTGGGCCGCATAGCCCAGACGGTATACAAGGGCGCCACCGTGGACCTGCACGTGCAGCTTGACGATGCGCACGGCGGTATATCGCTCATGGCCTCGGAATTCTTCAACGAAGACGACGAGGAAATCATCTACGACGCGGGCGAACGCGTTGCCGTGACCTGGGTTGACGGTTGGGAGGTTGTGCTGGATGCAGAAGATCACTAG
- the potB gene encoding spermidine/putrescine ABC transporter permease PotB — MQKITSRFARTSILIVGAWLTLFVLAPQLMLFIATFLQRGQQEFITSTFTLENYARLLDPVFLFIFWESFRLAGVTTLACLLLGYPFAYILATSRKNLRPWLLLLVIIPFWTNSLIRTYAMIIILKSGGVLSNLLQALGLIDKPISLMYTDIAIFIGFTYTLLPFMILPLYAAIEKLDMRLLDASKDLGATAFQTFRHITLPLTMPGIVAGCMLVFLPALGMFYVPEILGGSRYMLLGNYITNQFLVARDWPLGAAASTILTITLIIMIALYLRSVRASSRTGGDNLEEELLNTAEGA; from the coding sequence ATGCAGAAGATCACTAGCCGTTTTGCCAGAACCAGCATTCTCATCGTAGGGGCATGGCTCACGCTTTTCGTGCTCGCCCCGCAGCTCATGCTGTTCATAGCCACGTTCCTTCAGCGCGGGCAGCAGGAATTCATCACTTCCACGTTCACGCTCGAAAACTATGCACGGCTGCTTGATCCGGTCTTTCTGTTCATATTCTGGGAATCGTTCCGGCTGGCCGGGGTCACCACGCTGGCCTGCCTGCTGCTGGGCTATCCCTTTGCGTACATTCTGGCCACCAGCCGCAAGAATCTGCGCCCGTGGCTTCTGCTGCTTGTCATCATCCCCTTCTGGACCAACTCGCTCATCCGCACCTATGCGATGATCATCATCCTGAAGTCCGGCGGGGTGCTCAGCAACCTGCTGCAGGCGCTGGGGCTGATCGACAAGCCCATTTCGCTGATGTACACGGACATCGCCATTTTCATCGGCTTTACCTACACACTGCTGCCTTTCATGATTCTGCCGCTCTATGCGGCCATAGAAAAACTGGATATGCGCCTGCTTGATGCCTCCAAGGACCTTGGTGCAACGGCGTTCCAGACCTTCCGCCATATCACGCTGCCGCTGACCATGCCCGGCATTGTGGCCGGCTGCATGCTGGTGTTTCTGCCCGCGCTCGGCATGTTCTACGTGCCGGAAATTCTGGGCGGTTCGCGCTACATGCTGCTCGGCAACTACATCACCAACCAGTTCCTTGTGGCCCGCGACTGGCCCCTCGGCGCGGCAGCGAGCACCATTCTCACCATCACGCTGATCATCATGATTGCGCTCTACCTGCGCAGTGTGCGTGCATCGTCGCGCACCGGCGGCGACAATCTTGAAGAAGAGCTGCTGAACACGGCGGAGGGAGCATGA
- the potC gene encoding spermidine/putrescine ABC transporter permease PotC, with protein MIKRASQAYLWLIYSFLYIPILVVMVYSFNNARFATDWRGFTWSWYGKLFANTQLMDAALNTLMVATLAATFASALGTLAALVLHRYRFPGRKVLHGSIFVLTVSPDIVMGIAMLMFFIAAKIELGFLTLLIAHITLCLPFVAVTVLARLAEFDENIIEAAKDLGATESRAFRHIILPMIMPAVAAGWLLSFTLSMDDVLISFFVTGPTFEILPLKIYSMVRLGVKPDINALSAVMFTLTVVLVLAAHALTRTRRK; from the coding sequence ATGATTAAACGCGCATCCCAAGCCTATCTCTGGCTGATCTATTCCTTTCTGTACATCCCCATCCTTGTGGTGATGGTCTATTCTTTCAACAATGCCCGTTTCGCAACGGACTGGCGCGGCTTTACATGGAGCTGGTACGGCAAGCTCTTTGCCAACACCCAGCTCATGGACGCCGCCCTGAATACGCTGATGGTTGCCACGCTGGCCGCCACCTTTGCGTCCGCACTGGGAACGCTGGCCGCGCTGGTGCTGCACCGCTACCGTTTTCCCGGTCGCAAGGTGCTGCACGGCTCCATATTCGTGCTCACGGTTTCGCCCGATATAGTCATGGGCATTGCCATGCTCATGTTCTTCATTGCCGCCAAGATTGAGCTTGGGTTTCTCACCCTGCTCATAGCGCACATTACCCTGTGCCTGCCTTTTGTGGCGGTCACCGTTCTGGCCCGTCTGGCCGAATTCGATGAAAACATCATCGAAGCGGCCAAGGATCTGGGAGCCACGGAATCCAGGGCCTTCCGGCACATCATTCTGCCCATGATAATGCCCGCCGTGGCGGCAGGATGGCTTTTGAGCTTCACCTTATCCATGGATGACGTGCTCATCAGCTTCTTCGTCACCGGCCCGACCTTTGAAATCCTCCCCCTGAAGATCTATTCCATGGTAAGACTGGGGGTAAAACCGGATATCAACGCCTTGAGCGCTGTCATGTTCACTCTTACCGTGGTGCTTGTTCTTGCCGCCCACGCACTGACCAGAACGAGGAGAAAATGA
- a CDS encoding ABC transporter substrate-binding protein, producing MKRMCMAPVVVLVMLLTFVMAPLHANAAEEKVLNLFSWSEYFPQAALDMFEKETGIKVVYTTYESNEAMFAKLKMLEGKGYDIVVPSTYFVALMREQGLLSKIDRSKITNFGNLDAKVLGGPFDPTNDYSIPYMWGSTGMMVNSKHVDPATITSWKDLMRPEFKGKVLLSSDLRDTIGIALKALGYSVNSRSEAEIKAAYEFLKELKPSVLVFNVESTKQAFIGEEVVIGMSWNGDAVIAMQENPDLKFIYPKEGLPLWLDSLSIPVGAEHKDNAHKFIDFTLRPDIAKMIVEEFLYSTPNTAGWQLLPDELKNNNAVSPTDKDLTGSEFTNSVGDAKAIYEKYWEMLKTN from the coding sequence ATGAAAAGAATGTGTATGGCCCCCGTGGTGGTCCTAGTGATGCTGCTCACCTTCGTCATGGCCCCCCTGCATGCGAACGCGGCAGAAGAGAAGGTTCTCAACCTGTTCAGCTGGAGCGAATACTTCCCGCAGGCCGCGCTGGACATGTTTGAAAAGGAAACGGGCATCAAGGTCGTATACACCACATACGAATCCAACGAAGCCATGTTTGCCAAGCTCAAGATGCTTGAAGGCAAGGGATACGACATTGTCGTTCCTTCCACCTATTTTGTGGCGCTGATGCGCGAACAGGGTCTGCTCAGCAAGATCGACCGCAGCAAGATCACCAACTTCGGCAACCTTGATGCCAAGGTGCTCGGCGGCCCCTTTGACCCCACCAATGACTATTCCATCCCCTACATGTGGGGTTCTACCGGCATGATGGTCAACTCCAAGCATGTTGACCCTGCCACCATAACCAGCTGGAAGGACCTGATGCGTCCCGAATTCAAGGGCAAGGTGCTTCTTTCCAGCGACCTGCGCGATACCATCGGCATTGCCCTGAAGGCACTGGGCTACTCAGTGAACAGCCGCAGCGAAGCCGAGATCAAGGCTGCCTATGAATTCCTGAAGGAACTCAAGCCCTCGGTGCTGGTGTTCAACGTGGAGTCCACCAAGCAGGCGTTCATCGGTGAAGAAGTGGTCATCGGCATGAGCTGGAACGGCGACGCCGTCATCGCCATGCAGGAAAATCCCGACCTGAAGTTCATCTACCCCAAGGAAGGCCTGCCCCTGTGGCTCGACTCCCTGTCCATTCCTGTCGGCGCGGAGCACAAAGACAATGCTCACAAGTTCATTGACTTCACGCTGCGTCCCGACATTGCCAAGATGATTGTGGAAGAGTTCCTCTACTCCACCCCCAATACGGCCGGATGGCAGCTGCTGCCCGACGAGCTGAAAAACAACAACGCCGTTTCCCCCACCGACAAGGACCTGACCGGTTCCGAGTTCACCAACTCCGTGGGTGATGCCAAGGCCATCTATGAAAAGTATTGGGAAATGTTGAAAACCAACTAG
- a CDS encoding PAS domain S-box protein has translation MDASRDNRSGKPPASGAETDSQEVLRHLLDGEGRPRMLLDSIEDAVFLYTIRPDGSRGRFLETNAAACARLGYTPDELRSMTMDDIDAPETLAERPTIQTRFGTGSTAIFEAVHLTRSNKRIPVEVNARRFDIDGTQCILAIARDISDRRKAESLRREYMQHLESEVARRTAELEQSNLRLMREIERANAAEAAALQSEARLLGIFNASGQSIILLNMQGEVLHANAIAAAGFGLTPGAMAGTSIYDYFSPQDAEHRKQLLQQVAGLKTPVAFKSQRGEASLAHNVYPVMDRDEVTGFAIYSEDITRILESERELAAHNRQREVQHDILTSAHASNTLDEFLTAVHRIMLRELRMENLHVALLDEGTDTLSYRYCKDFSDMAQGIPDLGSLQVPRLSRVPLNNNGAVCYSRTDLYAMADASLFDPDSPVPCSWLGVALRAGNRPIGVMFTQNYTNECLYSDYDMRLLCACSDQIALSIERKRAEEAALSARDIFMNIPSGLFIYQYTPPDSLTLVNANPTAEKLTGVTLREWAGKDFRKIWPAAEAGGLYESIASPLRTRTDFITEEMHYKDERLSGAFQVHSFILPENRLGVTFQDITERKRAQLAVQESSEQYRAFFEDNHSVMFILDPANGSILDANKAAEQFYGYARDYMKGRSVAMLNHFSASRLKNTLRGLARQRITSIIARHILANGEWRDVEVYSGPFTVHGHKRLISIVHDITERKKNEAALAAAKESAEQANRAKSEFVANISHEVRTPLSGLMGMLQLLLTTPLNGEQEGYIDTALKSSKNLLQVLNDVLDFSKIEAGKLTIESREFSVPNLLNQCADLFRHQAIAKGLTLTHEVIPPVEASYFGDELRIRQILLNLIGNAIKFTERGSVHIEMAVKPLMNQRVARLDMTVRDTGIGIPKSKLNAIFDAFTQVDGSISRKYTGTGLGLAIVKRLVDLMQGTIRVESRPGRGATVYASVQLELTGNTCPETCAEQESEPELPPMRVLIVEDEAVNRYMASRLLETMGHSVVVAENGSEALEQLKSTPFDLVLMDIQMPVMNGLEAVGHIRKFHGVANPPDIPVIALSAHASNVDREKALEQGMDEYIVKPYEIAEMKKVLHHVMRNRLA, from the coding sequence ATGGATGCATCTCGGGATAATCGTTCAGGCAAACCACCCGCCTCCGGCGCAGAAACGGATTCTCAAGAAGTGCTCCGGCACCTGCTGGATGGTGAAGGCCGCCCCCGCATGCTGCTGGACAGCATAGAAGACGCGGTGTTTCTCTATACCATACGGCCGGACGGCAGCCGTGGCCGCTTTCTGGAAACCAATGCCGCAGCCTGCGCACGGCTCGGCTACACGCCGGACGAATTGCGTTCCATGACCATGGACGACATAGACGCTCCGGAAACGCTCGCGGAGCGCCCCACCATACAGACCCGCTTCGGCACCGGCAGCACGGCGATTTTCGAAGCCGTTCACCTTACCAGAAGCAACAAGCGCATCCCCGTTGAGGTCAACGCCCGCCGGTTCGATATCGACGGCACACAATGCATTCTGGCCATCGCACGTGACATTTCAGACAGGCGCAAGGCAGAATCTCTGCGGCGGGAATACATGCAGCATCTCGAATCCGAGGTGGCCCGGCGTACCGCAGAACTTGAGCAATCGAACCTGCGCCTCATGCGGGAAATTGAGCGGGCCAACGCGGCAGAAGCGGCCGCCCTGCAGTCAGAAGCACGGCTTCTCGGCATATTCAACGCCTCCGGCCAGTCCATCATTCTTCTGAATATGCAGGGCGAGGTGCTGCACGCCAACGCCATAGCCGCTGCCGGCTTCGGGCTGACTCCCGGGGCCATGGCCGGAACAAGCATCTACGACTATTTTTCACCGCAGGATGCCGAACATCGCAAACAGCTCCTGCAGCAGGTGGCCGGCCTCAAAACCCCCGTGGCCTTCAAGTCGCAGCGGGGTGAGGCGTCACTTGCGCACAACGTGTACCCCGTCATGGACAGGGATGAAGTTACCGGCTTTGCCATCTATTCCGAAGACATTACACGCATTCTCGAATCAGAGAGAGAACTTGCGGCACATAACCGCCAGCGCGAGGTGCAGCATGACATTCTGACCAGCGCGCACGCCTCAAACACACTGGATGAATTCCTTACTGCGGTGCACAGAATCATGCTGCGTGAACTGAGGATGGAGAATCTGCACGTGGCCCTTCTGGACGAAGGCACCGATACACTTAGTTACCGGTACTGCAAAGATTTCTCCGACATGGCACAGGGTATTCCCGACTTAGGTTCCCTGCAGGTTCCCCGGCTGAGTCGTGTTCCGCTCAACAACAACGGCGCGGTCTGCTATTCACGGACAGACCTTTACGCCATGGCCGACGCAAGTTTGTTCGATCCTGACAGCCCGGTGCCCTGCTCGTGGCTCGGCGTTGCCCTGCGCGCGGGCAACAGGCCCATAGGGGTCATGTTCACGCAGAATTATACTAACGAGTGCCTGTATTCCGACTACGACATGCGGCTGCTCTGTGCCTGCTCCGACCAGATTGCCCTGAGTATAGAACGCAAGCGGGCGGAAGAGGCTGCCCTTTCCGCACGGGATATTTTCATGAATATTCCTTCGGGGCTGTTCATCTACCAATATACCCCCCCGGATTCACTCACACTGGTCAACGCCAACCCGACTGCTGAAAAACTGACGGGAGTTACCCTCAGAGAGTGGGCCGGCAAGGATTTCAGAAAAATCTGGCCGGCCGCAGAAGCGGGCGGTCTGTACGAATCCATCGCCAGTCCGCTGCGGACCAGAACGGACTTCATTACCGAAGAGATGCACTACAAGGACGAACGGCTTTCCGGGGCTTTTCAGGTACATTCCTTCATACTGCCTGAAAATCGTCTGGGGGTTACTTTTCAGGATATCACCGAGCGGAAAAGAGCTCAGCTGGCCGTGCAGGAGAGCAGTGAACAATACCGTGCGTTCTTTGAAGACAATCACTCGGTCATGTTCATTCTCGACCCGGCAAACGGGTCTATCCTCGATGCCAACAAGGCGGCGGAACAATTCTACGGCTATGCACGCGACTACATGAAGGGAAGAAGCGTGGCCATGCTTAACCATTTCTCCGCTTCACGGCTGAAAAACACGCTCAGAGGACTGGCACGGCAGCGCATAACCAGCATCATAGCCCGGCACATACTGGCCAACGGCGAATGGCGCGATGTGGAGGTCTATTCCGGCCCCTTCACGGTGCACGGGCACAAGCGCCTTATCTCCATTGTGCACGACATCACCGAACGCAAGAAGAATGAAGCGGCCCTTGCCGCAGCCAAGGAAAGTGCGGAACAGGCAAACAGGGCCAAGTCGGAATTCGTCGCCAACATCAGCCACGAGGTACGCACCCCTTTGAGCGGCCTCATGGGGATGCTGCAGTTGCTGCTCACCACGCCGCTTAACGGCGAACAGGAAGGGTATATCGATACCGCGCTGAAGTCCTCTAAGAACCTTCTGCAGGTGCTGAACGACGTTCTGGATTTTTCCAAGATCGAGGCAGGCAAGCTGACCATCGAATCGCGTGAATTCAGCGTACCCAACCTGCTCAACCAGTGTGCCGACCTTTTCCGGCATCAGGCGATTGCCAAGGGCCTTACGCTGACGCATGAGGTCATACCGCCCGTCGAAGCCAGCTATTTCGGGGACGAACTGCGCATCCGCCAGATTCTTCTGAACCTGATCGGCAACGCCATAAAATTTACCGAACGGGGTTCCGTCCATATCGAAATGGCGGTAAAGCCCCTTATGAATCAGAGAGTTGCGCGCCTTGACATGACAGTACGCGATACGGGCATAGGCATTCCCAAAAGCAAACTCAACGCCATATTCGATGCGTTTACTCAGGTAGACGGTTCCATCTCAAGGAAATATACGGGGACCGGCCTCGGGCTGGCCATCGTCAAACGGCTGGTGGACCTGATGCAAGGCACTATACGGGTGGAAAGCCGTCCGGGCAGAGGAGCCACAGTCTACGCAAGCGTGCAGCTGGAACTGACGGGCAATACGTGCCCTGAAACCTGTGCGGAGCAGGAATCCGAGCCGGAACTGCCCCCCATGCGGGTGCTCATTGTGGAAGATGAAGCTGTTAACAGATACATGGCCAGCCGCCTGCTGGAAACCATGGGGCACAGTGTGGTCGTGGCAGAAAACGGCAGCGAGGCGCTTGAACAGCTCAAAAGCACCCCCTTCGACCTTGTGCTCATGGACATCCAGATGCCGGTAATGAACGGGCTGGAAGCCGTGGGCCACATCCGCAAATTCCACGGCGTTGCCAACCCGCCGGATATTCCCGTCATCGCCCTTTCGGCGCATGCCTCGAATGTGGACAGAGAAAAAGCGCTTGAGCAAGGCATGGATGAATACATTGTCAAACCGTATGAGATAGCGGAAATGAAAAAGGTCCTTCATCACGTTATGCGGAATAGACTGGCGTGA
- a CDS encoding cobyric acid synthase: MPKHKPDRKIPALMLQGTSSNAGKSVLTAALCRILLQDGYSVAPFKAQNMALNSFVTPDGREIGRAQAVQAAACRLEPDARMNPVLLKPSSDTGSQVIVMGHAVGNMRVKEYVSFKPEAFRTVQQAYDSLSAQHDVMVLEGAGSPAEINLKAHDIVNMQMARYADARVLLVGDIDRGGVFASLVGTMELLDPWERDLVAGFVLNRFRGDASLLDPALEYTTRKTGKPFFGVVPHVTELGLPEEDSVSFKEAMCRNMPKAGSCVDVALIDLPHIANFTDLDALSGEPDVRVRGVRSPGELGRPDCILIPGSKNTLGDLEWLRRTGLASAIEQMGRQSAENAPEIVGICGGLQMLGRSVEDPLQVESDGRNDQTEGLGLLNVHTIMGPDKVLTRVEGTHTAFDLSVCGYEIHHGRTQVGEGGGVSPCVVLPDGTAAGYSTADGRVWGTYMHGVFDADEFRRAFVDRLRSRRGEAPLGRVVAPYSLDPALDRLAAVVREALDMSAVYRLLGLS; encoded by the coding sequence ATGCCAAAACACAAGCCTGACCGCAAGATTCCTGCCCTGATGTTGCAGGGGACCAGTTCCAATGCCGGCAAAAGCGTGCTGACGGCGGCTCTTTGTCGCATTCTGCTGCAGGACGGGTATTCCGTTGCCCCGTTCAAGGCGCAGAATATGGCCCTGAATTCCTTTGTCACGCCGGACGGGCGGGAGATTGGCCGGGCGCAGGCGGTGCAGGCCGCGGCCTGCAGGCTGGAACCGGATGCGCGCATGAACCCTGTTTTGCTCAAGCCTTCTTCGGACACGGGCTCGCAGGTCATCGTCATGGGGCATGCCGTGGGCAACATGCGGGTGAAGGAATACGTTTCCTTCAAGCCGGAAGCTTTCCGGACAGTGCAGCAGGCGTATGATTCGCTGTCCGCGCAGCATGATGTGATGGTTCTGGAGGGTGCGGGCAGCCCCGCCGAGATCAATCTCAAAGCCCACGATATCGTGAACATGCAGATGGCACGCTATGCGGATGCGCGGGTGCTGCTTGTGGGCGATATCGACAGGGGAGGCGTGTTTGCCTCGCTGGTGGGCACCATGGAACTGCTTGATCCGTGGGAGCGTGATCTTGTGGCAGGATTTGTGCTCAACAGATTCCGTGGCGATGCCTCGCTGCTGGACCCCGCCCTTGAATATACCACCCGCAAGACCGGCAAGCCGTTCTTCGGCGTGGTGCCGCATGTCACGGAACTGGGGCTTCCCGAGGAAGATTCCGTCTCCTTCAAGGAAGCAATGTGCAGGAATATGCCCAAGGCAGGAAGCTGTGTGGATGTGGCCCTTATCGACCTGCCGCACATTGCCAACTTTACCGATCTGGACGCGCTCTCCGGCGAACCGGATGTGCGTGTGCGCGGTGTGCGCTCGCCCGGAGAACTTGGGCGGCCGGACTGCATTCTCATTCCGGGGTCCAAGAATACGCTCGGCGATCTGGAATGGCTTCGCCGGACCGGACTTGCCTCTGCCATTGAACAGATGGGCCGCCAGTCTGCGGAAAATGCCCCCGAGATTGTGGGGATATGCGGCGGATTGCAGATGCTCGGCAGAAGTGTGGAAGATCCGTTGCAGGTGGAATCGGACGGGCGGAACGATCAAACCGAAGGGCTTGGCCTGCTGAACGTGCATACCATCATGGGGCCGGACAAGGTGCTGACCCGTGTGGAAGGAACCCATACCGCCTTTGACCTGTCCGTCTGCGGCTACGAGATCCACCATGGCAGGACGCAGGTGGGCGAGGGCGGGGGAGTATCGCCCTGCGTGGTGCTGCCGGACGGCACAGCGGCGGGATACAGCACGGCGGATGGCCGCGTGTGGGGCACCTACATGCATGGGGTGTTCGATGCCGACGAATTCAGGCGGGCCTTTGTGGACAGGCTGCGCAGCCGCAGGGGTGAGGCTCCTCTTGGCAGGGTGGTCGCGCCATATTCGCTTGATCCGGCTCTGGACAGGCTGGCAGCCGTTGTCCGTGAAGCACTGGACATGTCTGCGGTGTATAGATTGCTCGGTCTGAGTTGA
- a CDS encoding PilZ domain-containing protein produces MTHILAIARDNDNGAILKRQLEQLGATGTLASESESIVHIMRTQPIQGILINMPTFLRLHGEGKNIINDSMGSFPMLRCRVDGETGALTVFEQGVTPEQALAQFVHQCAAQPPRTIRREERTAITCAILLSQDAGFNPATTERTITFDVSPLGTFCFSTHIWKPGQTAWLQFLDLADKTPISGTIVHATRWGKGCKRPGCGISFHSITDTQGEELAVLLKGSCMAPKRVIIS; encoded by the coding sequence ATGACGCACATTCTTGCCATCGCGCGCGACAATGATAACGGCGCCATTCTCAAGCGCCAGCTTGAACAGCTGGGCGCCACAGGCACTCTTGCTTCCGAATCTGAAAGCATAGTTCATATCATGCGCACACAGCCCATACAGGGCATACTGATCAACATGCCCACATTCCTGCGCCTGCACGGTGAAGGAAAGAACATCATCAACGATTCCATGGGCAGCTTTCCCATGCTCCGCTGCCGGGTGGACGGAGAAACCGGAGCACTCACCGTGTTTGAACAGGGAGTAACCCCTGAACAGGCGCTCGCCCAGTTCGTGCACCAGTGCGCAGCCCAGCCGCCGCGCACCATCCGACGTGAGGAACGCACGGCCATTACCTGTGCCATTCTTCTTTCACAGGACGCGGGATTCAATCCGGCCACCACGGAACGTACCATAACTTTCGACGTATCCCCGCTCGGGACGTTCTGTTTTTCCACGCACATATGGAAGCCGGGACAAACTGCCTGGCTGCAATTTCTCGACCTTGCCGACAAGACTCCCATATCCGGAACCATTGTTCACGCCACCCGCTGGGGCAAGGGCTGCAAGCGTCCAGGGTGCGGAATAAGCTTCCATTCCATAACGGATACGCAAGGCGAAGAACTGGCCGTGCTGCTCAAAGGAAGCTGCATGGCACCCAAGAGAGTTATCATAAGTTGA